ACCGATACGGGCCGAGGGCAAGGTTGTGCACCTGGGGCGTTCGACGGCGCTGGCCGAGGGGCGGATTTATGATGTGGATGGTCGGCTGTATGCGACCGGGACTACCACCTGCATGATTCTTGAGCCACGGGGGTAAGGCCAGGGATCGAGTTGACCCCATCGCGGGCAAGCCTTGCTCCCACAAGTCCGAGGGGACGAATATTTCGCGAACACCCCGGACCTGTGGGAGCAAGGCTTGCCCGCGATGGCGTCAGACCAGACACCCTCAATATTCCAGACCGCCCCAGGATTCTTGACCTGCGGTAAACATTGCTTTGCCCATCCAGCGGTTTTTCTCATGCAGCCCGGCACCGATACTGCCGCCCATTCCCACTGCAACCTCTGGAGTCATCAATGTCTATTCCCGCCTTCGGCCTGGGTACCTTTCGCCTGCAAGGCCAGGTGGTGATCGATTCGGTCAGCACCGGCCTGGAACTGGGCTACCGCGCCATCGACACCGCGCAAATCTATGAGAACGAAGCCGAGGTCGGTGAGGCCATCGCTGCCAGCGGCATTGCCCGCGAGGAGTTGTTCATCACCAGCAAGATCTGGGTCGCCAATTTTGCCGGCGATCGCTTGATCGAGAGCTTGAAAGAAAGCCTTGTCAAACTGCGCACCGATTACCTGGACCTGACCCTGATCCACTGGCCGTCGCCGCAGGATCAGGTGCCGGTCGCCGAATTCATGGGCGCCCTGCTCGAAGCCAAACGCCTGGGCCTGACCCGGCAGATCGGCGTGTCGAACTTCACCGTCGACCTGATGAAACAGGCCATCGCCGCCGTCGGTGCCGAGAACATCGCCACCAATCAGATCGAACTGCATCCGTTCCTGCAAAACCGCAAGGTGGTGGAGTTCGCCCGCAGCCAGGGTATCCACATCACCTCGTACATGACCCTGGCCTACGGTGAAGTGCTCAAGGACCCGATCATCGCGCAAATCGCCGACCGCCTGCAGGCCACCCCGGCACAGGTGACCCTGGCCTGGGCCATGCAGTCGGGATACGCAGTGATTCCTTCGTCGACCAAACGCGCCAACCTGGCCAGCAACCTCAAGGCCTGCGCCTTGAAGTTGAGCGAGGCCGACATGGCGCTGATCGCCAATCTCGATCGCGGTCATCGCCTGACCAGCCCTGAAGGCATCGCGCCGATCTGGGATTAACCGACGTCAGCACCCTGCCCCAGAGTGTGATCCAGGCGGGTCATCGCTTGCTGCAACTGATCGACGGCAGCGTCGATCAGCGCGTCTTCGTCCTGACGGCAGGCCTGCTCCAGGTGTTCGCAACACGTCACCACATTCTGCGCCCGGACCATCTGCGCCCCGCCCTTGATGCGGTGCGCCAGGTCCTGCAAGCCGTGGCGATTGCCTTCGGCATGAACCTGCAGCAAACGCTCACGGTCCTCGCGGTTGCTCACCAACAGGTCGTGCAACAGCTGGCTGATCAGCTCATCATCGGCCCCGGTGAAGTGCCGCAACCCGCTCAAATCGATTTCGGCAATGGCCGGCGACTCGCTCGCTTGCCCTGGAAACTTCGCCGCCAGCCAAGCGCTCAGGTCGACCAGGCGAATCGGCTTGAACAGGCAATCGTCCATGCCGGCCTCAAGGCAACGTCTTTTCTCCTCAGATTGTGCGTTGGCGGTAAAGCCCAGAATCATCGTGGGCTGCGCCCGGTCAAAGCGCTCCTCCTCACGGATCGCCATCGCCAGTTCGTAGCCACTGAGCACCGGCATGTTGCAATCGGTGACGACCAGATCGAAGACCTGCGCGCGCCATTGTTCGAAGCCTCGCCCGCCATCCGGCGCGACCTCCACCCGGTGCCCCAGGTAAGCGAGCTGCCGTGAAAGCAACAGGCGATTGGCCGG
This genomic interval from Pseudomonas putida contains the following:
- the dkgB gene encoding 2,5-didehydrogluconate reductase DkgB; protein product: MSIPAFGLGTFRLQGQVVIDSVSTGLELGYRAIDTAQIYENEAEVGEAIAASGIAREELFITSKIWVANFAGDRLIESLKESLVKLRTDYLDLTLIHWPSPQDQVPVAEFMGALLEAKRLGLTRQIGVSNFTVDLMKQAIAAVGAENIATNQIELHPFLQNRKVVEFARSQGIHITSYMTLAYGEVLKDPIIAQIADRLQATPAQVTLAWAMQSGYAVIPSSTKRANLASNLKACALKLSEADMALIANLDRGHRLTSPEGIAPIWD